From Cellulosimicrobium sp. ES-005, one genomic window encodes:
- the nuoF gene encoding NADH-quinone oxidoreductase subunit NuoF, giving the protein MSEQQGTVTRPAPDPLTPVLSDTWDADRSWTLASYVDRGGYAGLRTALAQDPADVVATVKASGLRGRGGAGFPTGMKWGFLPAPDGGPRYLVVNADESEPGTCKDIPLMLASPQALVEGVAITSYAIGCHHAFIYVRGEVLHVYRRLLRAVEEAYEAGFLGKNVQGSGFDLDVTVHAGAGAYICGEETALLDSLEGRRGQPRLKPPFPAVAGLYARPTVVNNVESIASVPSIVARGADWFTSMGTERSAGFGLFSLSGHVTRPGQYEAPLGTTLRELLDLAGGMRGGKALKFWTPGGSSTPLFTDAHLDTPLDYESVAAAGSMLGTRALQLFDETTCVVRAVSRWTDFYAHESCGKCTPCREGTYWMKQVLARIEAGQGTESDLDLLLDTCDNILGRAFCALGDGATSPVTSSIELFRDEYEAHITEHRCPFDPAAAALFDYTPRPARVLTAGVH; this is encoded by the coding sequence ATGAGCGAGCAGCAGGGCACCGTGACCCGGCCGGCACCGGACCCGCTGACCCCCGTCCTGTCGGACACGTGGGACGCGGACCGCTCCTGGACGCTGGCGTCGTACGTGGACCGCGGCGGGTACGCGGGGCTGCGCACGGCGCTCGCCCAGGACCCGGCGGACGTCGTCGCGACGGTCAAGGCGTCGGGCCTGCGCGGCCGCGGCGGCGCGGGCTTCCCGACGGGCATGAAGTGGGGCTTCCTGCCCGCGCCCGACGGCGGCCCGCGGTACCTGGTCGTCAACGCGGACGAGTCCGAGCCGGGCACGTGCAAGGACATCCCGCTCATGCTGGCGAGCCCGCAGGCGCTCGTGGAGGGGGTGGCGATCACGTCGTACGCGATCGGGTGCCACCACGCGTTCATCTACGTGCGCGGCGAGGTGCTGCACGTGTACCGCCGCCTGCTGCGCGCGGTCGAGGAGGCGTACGAGGCCGGGTTCCTGGGCAAGAACGTCCAGGGCTCGGGCTTCGACCTGGACGTCACGGTCCACGCCGGTGCGGGCGCGTACATCTGCGGCGAGGAGACGGCGCTGCTGGACTCGCTCGAGGGGCGCCGGGGCCAGCCGCGGCTCAAGCCGCCGTTCCCGGCGGTCGCGGGCCTGTACGCGCGCCCGACCGTCGTCAACAACGTGGAGTCCATCGCGAGCGTGCCGTCGATCGTCGCGCGCGGCGCCGACTGGTTCACGTCGATGGGCACGGAGCGGTCGGCCGGGTTCGGCCTGTTCTCGCTCTCGGGCCACGTGACGCGTCCCGGGCAGTACGAGGCGCCGCTCGGCACGACGCTGCGCGAGCTGCTCGACCTCGCGGGCGGGATGCGGGGCGGCAAGGCGCTGAAGTTCTGGACGCCGGGCGGCTCGTCGACGCCGCTGTTCACCGACGCCCACCTCGACACCCCCCTCGACTACGAGTCGGTCGCGGCGGCGGGCTCGATGCTCGGCACGCGCGCGCTCCAGCTCTTCGACGAGACGACGTGCGTCGTGCGGGCCGTGAGCCGGTGGACGGACTTCTACGCGCACGAGTCGTGCGGCAAGTGCACGCCGTGCCGCGAGGGCACGTACTGGATGAAGCAGGTGCTGGCGCGCATCGAGGCGGGCCAGGGCACGGAGTCCGACCTCGACCTGCTCCTCGACACGTGCGACAACATCCTGGGCCGTGCGTTCTGCGCGCTCGGCGACGGCGCCACGTCGCCCGTGACGAGCAGCATCGAGCTGTTCCGCGACGAGTACGAGGCGCACATCACGGAGCACCGCTGCCCGTTCGACCCCGCCGCAGCGGCCCTCTTCGACTACACGCCCCGCCCGGCCCGCGTCCTGACGGCAGGAGTGCACTGA
- a CDS encoding NADH-quinone oxidoreductase subunit D, giving the protein MAESAVAAAALGEERIVVNMGPQHPSTHGVLRLMLEIDGETVTEARCGIGYLHTGIEKNMEYRTWTQGVTFCTRMDYLAPLFQETAYCLAVEKLLGITDDVPERASVIRVLMMELNRIASHLVCLGTGGNEMGATTVMTIAFTAREEILRIFEAVTGLRMNNAYVRPGGVAQDVPPDLVEQVRKADPLIRRYLGQLGDLMLANPIFKGRLVGVGHLNLAGCMALGVTGPVLRSTGHPYDVRKSDPYCGYETYDFDVPTATGADCYDRVVLRLEECYQSLHIVAQCLERLEQTAGQPVMVGDRKIAWPAQLAIGSDGQGNSLDHIKEIMGTSMEALIHHFKLVTEGFRVPVGQAWQTVEHPRGELGVHLVSDGGTRPYRAHFRDPSFNNLQAVAAMCEGGQVADVVVAVASLDPVLGGVDR; this is encoded by the coding sequence ATCGCCGAGAGCGCCGTCGCGGCGGCCGCGCTCGGCGAGGAGCGCATCGTCGTCAACATGGGCCCGCAGCACCCGTCGACGCACGGCGTGCTCCGCCTCATGCTCGAGATCGACGGCGAGACGGTCACCGAGGCGCGCTGCGGCATCGGCTACCTGCACACCGGCATCGAGAAGAACATGGAGTACCGGACGTGGACGCAGGGCGTCACGTTCTGCACCCGCATGGACTACCTCGCGCCGCTGTTCCAGGAGACGGCGTACTGCCTCGCGGTCGAGAAGCTGCTCGGCATCACGGACGACGTGCCCGAGCGCGCGAGCGTCATCCGCGTGCTCATGATGGAGCTCAACCGCATCGCGTCCCACCTCGTGTGCCTCGGCACCGGCGGCAACGAGATGGGCGCGACGACCGTCATGACCATCGCGTTCACCGCGCGCGAGGAGATCCTGCGGATCTTCGAGGCGGTCACGGGCCTGCGCATGAACAACGCGTACGTCCGCCCCGGCGGCGTCGCGCAGGACGTGCCGCCGGACCTCGTCGAGCAGGTCCGCAAGGCCGACCCGCTCATCCGCCGGTACCTCGGCCAGCTCGGCGACCTCATGCTGGCCAACCCGATCTTCAAGGGCCGGCTCGTCGGCGTGGGGCACCTCAACCTCGCGGGCTGCATGGCGCTCGGCGTCACCGGGCCGGTGCTGCGCTCCACGGGTCACCCGTACGACGTGCGCAAGTCCGACCCGTACTGCGGCTACGAGACGTACGACTTCGACGTCCCCACCGCGACGGGCGCCGACTGCTACGACCGCGTCGTGCTGCGGCTCGAGGAGTGCTACCAGTCGCTGCACATCGTCGCGCAGTGCCTCGAGCGGCTCGAGCAGACGGCCGGGCAGCCCGTGATGGTGGGCGACCGCAAGATCGCGTGGCCCGCGCAGCTCGCGATCGGGAGCGACGGCCAGGGCAACTCGCTCGACCACATCAAGGAGATCATGGGCACCTCCATGGAGGCCCTGATCCACCACTTCAAGCTCGTCACCGAGGGCTTCCGCGTCCCGGTCGGGCAGGCGTGGCAGACCGTGGAGCACCCGCGCGGCGAGCTCGGGGTGCACCTCGTGTCCGACGGCGGCACGCGCCCCTACCGGGCGCACTTCCGCGACCCGTCGTTCAACAACCTCCAGGCCGTGGCGGCGATGTGCGAGGGCGGCCAGGTGGCCGACGTCGTGGTCGCCGTCGCCTCCCTGGACCCCGTGCTGGGAGGGGTGGACCGATGA
- a CDS encoding alternate-type signal peptide domain-containing protein, whose translation MERLTKGALAIGAGALLLLGGAGTYALWSDSQAVAEAGDISSGDLDLALGTAAWTLNGTAVADVTAVRIVPGDVLALSQPITVTAIGDSLQATLAVSGTDGLTGDQALVDALDVAFVLDGPPAWATANGDGTYEVAPSTAAYPAVDADVTLTFDAATADQVATSSVVNLSSLTFTLEQHL comes from the coding sequence ATGGAACGTCTGACCAAGGGTGCGCTGGCGATCGGGGCGGGTGCGCTGCTCCTCCTCGGAGGAGCCGGGACCTACGCGCTGTGGTCCGACTCGCAGGCCGTCGCCGAGGCGGGGGACATCAGCTCCGGCGACCTCGACCTCGCGCTGGGGACGGCCGCCTGGACGCTCAACGGGACCGCGGTCGCGGACGTCACGGCCGTCCGCATCGTCCCGGGCGACGTGCTGGCGCTCAGCCAGCCGATCACGGTGACCGCGATCGGCGACTCGCTGCAGGCGACCCTCGCCGTGAGCGGCACGGACGGCCTCACGGGCGACCAGGCGCTCGTCGACGCGCTCGACGTGGCGTTCGTGCTCGACGGGCCGCCGGCGTGGGCCACCGCCAACGGTGACGGGACGTACGAGGTCGCGCCGTCGACGGCCGCCTACCCGGCGGTCGACGCCGACGTCACGCTGACGTTCGACGCGGCCACCGCCGACCAGGTCGCGACGAGCTCCGTGGTGAACCTCTCGAGCCTGACGTTCACGCTCGAGCAGCACCTCTGA
- a CDS encoding isochorismate synthase, which produces MTAEPSATAAQPQPRPSIVVRTTRIPDLPGGLDALVDLLPDARPLAWVRRGDGIVGWGEALRLETWGPGRFADAEAAWHETLARAVVRDEVGLPGTGPVAFGSFAFDDSAPGDDAHDPVRAGGVLVVPRVVVGRRDGHAWLTTVDTAGSLSSSPTDALRRTPRAPVTAPGAVAWHDGALRADDWAAVVAEGVERIRSGALEKVVLARDVVAHTAEPVDPRWLLARLATSYEACWTFSVDGLVGATPELLVRSEKGLVTSRVLAGTIRRGGLSDDEALLRAAQLARSSKDLEEHEYAVRSVAQALAPFCSSMNVPDAPFVLHLPNVMHLASDVTAVLARGTSAPGSLSAGTGPGPTSLALAAALHPSAAVCGTPTSVARDLIREIEGMDRGRYAGPVGWLGADGDGEWGIALRSAELSATDPRSVRLFAGCGIVAASDPAAEVAESEAKLEPMRYALGGA; this is translated from the coding sequence ATGACTGCAGAACCGTCGGCCACGGCCGCACAGCCCCAACCTCGGCCGAGCATCGTCGTGCGGACCACCCGGATCCCCGACCTGCCCGGCGGCCTGGACGCCCTCGTCGACCTCCTGCCCGACGCGCGGCCGCTCGCCTGGGTGCGTCGTGGCGACGGGATCGTGGGCTGGGGCGAGGCGCTGCGGCTCGAGACGTGGGGACCGGGCCGGTTCGCCGACGCCGAGGCCGCGTGGCACGAGACGCTCGCGCGCGCCGTCGTGCGCGACGAGGTGGGGCTGCCCGGGACGGGTCCGGTCGCGTTCGGGTCGTTCGCGTTCGACGACTCCGCCCCCGGCGACGACGCCCACGACCCGGTCCGCGCGGGCGGCGTGCTCGTCGTGCCGCGCGTCGTCGTCGGCCGGCGCGACGGCCACGCGTGGCTCACGACCGTCGACACCGCGGGCTCCCTGTCGTCCTCCCCGACGGACGCGCTGCGCCGCACGCCGCGCGCTCCCGTCACCGCGCCCGGCGCCGTGGCGTGGCACGACGGCGCGCTGCGGGCCGACGACTGGGCCGCCGTCGTCGCGGAGGGCGTCGAGCGCATCCGGTCGGGCGCGCTCGAGAAGGTCGTGCTGGCGCGGGACGTCGTCGCGCACACGGCCGAGCCCGTCGACCCGCGCTGGCTGCTCGCACGGCTCGCGACGTCGTACGAGGCGTGCTGGACGTTCTCCGTCGACGGCCTCGTGGGCGCGACGCCCGAGCTCCTGGTCCGCAGCGAGAAGGGTCTCGTCACCTCGCGCGTGCTCGCGGGGACGATCCGCCGCGGCGGGCTGTCCGACGACGAGGCGCTCCTGCGGGCGGCCCAGCTCGCCCGGTCGTCGAAGGACCTGGAGGAGCACGAGTACGCCGTGCGGTCGGTCGCGCAGGCCCTCGCCCCGTTCTGCTCGTCGATGAACGTCCCCGACGCGCCGTTCGTGCTGCACCTGCCGAACGTCATGCACCTCGCGTCGGACGTGACCGCGGTCCTCGCGCGCGGGACGAGCGCGCCGGGCTCGCTGTCGGCCGGCACCGGTCCCGGGCCGACGAGTCTCGCGCTCGCCGCGGCGCTGCACCCGTCCGCGGCCGTGTGCGGCACGCCGACGAGCGTCGCGCGCGACCTCATCCGCGAGATCGAGGGCATGGACCGCGGCCGGTACGCCGGGCCCGTCGGGTGGCTCGGCGCGGACGGCGACGGCGAGTGGGGCATCGCGCTGCGCTCGGCCGAGCTCTCGGCGACGGACCCCCGGTCGGTGCGGCTGTTCGCCGGCTGCGGGATCGTCGCGGCCTCCGACCCGGCGGCCGAGGTCGCCGAGTCCGAGGCGAAGCTCGAGCCGATGCGCTACGCGCTCGGCGGGGCCTGA
- a CDS encoding geranylgeranyl reductase family protein encodes MGARLDDADVIVVGAGPAGSAAAHYCAAAGLSVLLLEKSSFPRDKICGDGLTPRAVAELVRMGVPTRAEDGWIRNQGLRVVASGRSWELAWPDLASYPSYGMARARHSFDRTLAEHAQRTGAKLLERTAVTGPVLDERTGRVVGVTARPVDDKGRRAGDEVTYRAPVVIAADGVSSRFALALGLARREDRPIGVAVRTYFRTPRHDDPWMESHLELWDGTPRESNLLPGYGWIFSLGDGTANVGLGSVSSTPARQSAANVDYKDLFATWMRNAPAEWEFTEENRLAPVRGAALPMGFNRTPLYTRGVLLVGDSGGMVSPFNGEGIAYAMQAGRAAADVVAQSRVRLTDGGRERALQTYPRIMRRELGGYYTLGRYFVKLIEHPEIMRICTRYGLPRPVVMRFVLKLLSDCYEPRGGDWVDRVIAGLTRVVPSS; translated from the coding sequence GTGGGCGCGAGGCTCGACGACGCCGACGTCATCGTCGTGGGCGCGGGCCCGGCCGGCTCCGCGGCGGCCCACTACTGCGCCGCCGCCGGGCTGAGCGTCCTCCTGCTGGAGAAGTCGTCGTTCCCGCGCGACAAGATCTGCGGCGACGGCCTGACGCCGCGCGCGGTCGCCGAGCTCGTGCGCATGGGCGTGCCGACCCGCGCCGAGGACGGCTGGATCCGGAACCAGGGCCTGCGCGTCGTCGCGAGCGGCCGCTCGTGGGAGCTCGCGTGGCCCGACCTCGCGTCGTACCCCAGCTACGGCATGGCCCGCGCGCGCCACTCGTTCGACCGGACCCTCGCCGAGCACGCGCAGCGCACGGGGGCCAAGCTCCTGGAGCGCACCGCGGTCACCGGCCCCGTGCTCGACGAGCGCACCGGCCGCGTCGTCGGCGTCACCGCCCGCCCCGTGGACGACAAGGGCCGGCGCGCGGGCGACGAGGTCACCTACCGCGCGCCCGTCGTCATCGCGGCCGACGGCGTCTCGTCGCGCTTCGCGCTCGCGCTCGGCCTCGCGCGGCGCGAGGACCGCCCGATCGGCGTCGCCGTCCGCACGTACTTCCGCACCCCCCGCCACGACGACCCGTGGATGGAGTCCCACCTCGAGCTGTGGGACGGCACGCCGCGCGAGTCCAACCTGCTGCCCGGCTACGGCTGGATCTTCTCGCTCGGCGACGGGACGGCGAACGTCGGGCTCGGCTCCGTGAGCTCGACGCCGGCGCGCCAGTCCGCCGCGAACGTCGACTACAAGGACCTCTTCGCCACCTGGATGCGCAACGCGCCCGCCGAGTGGGAGTTCACGGAGGAGAACCGGCTCGCCCCGGTGCGCGGCGCGGCGCTGCCCATGGGCTTCAACCGCACGCCGCTGTACACGCGCGGCGTGCTGCTCGTCGGGGACTCGGGCGGCATGGTGAGCCCCTTCAACGGCGAGGGGATCGCCTACGCGATGCAGGCCGGGCGGGCGGCGGCCGACGTCGTCGCCCAGTCCCGCGTGCGGCTCACCGACGGCGGTCGCGAGCGCGCGCTCCAGACGTACCCGCGGATCATGCGCCGCGAGCTGGGCGGCTACTACACGCTCGGCCGGTACTTCGTGAAGCTCATCGAGCACCCCGAGATCATGCGGATCTGCACGCGCTACGGGCTCCCGCGCCCGGTGGTCATGCGGTTCGTCCTCAAGCTCCTGTCCGACTGCTACGAGCCCCGCGGCGGCGACTGGGTCGACCGCGTGATCGCGGGGCTGACGAGGGTGGTGCCCTCGTCATGA
- a CDS encoding NADH-quinone oxidoreductase subunit C: MVTGAGAPRTLEVVEVREGMFGVHGSGDTSGYGGLVQPVAMPGASPRPYGGWFDEVVDVLAEVLAEGGTRFEAAVERVVVDPPGAHAELTIHVHRDHLVEVCRALRDDQDLRFELSLGVSGVHFPHDVGRELHAVYHLTSITHGRRLRLEVSVPDADPHVPTTTSVYPTNDWHERETWDFFGIVFDGHPSLARIEMPDDWPGHPQRKDYPLGGIPVEYKGATVPPPDTRRSYS, encoded by the coding sequence CTGGTGACCGGGGCGGGCGCGCCGCGCACGCTCGAGGTCGTCGAGGTGCGCGAGGGCATGTTCGGGGTCCACGGCTCGGGCGACACGTCGGGGTACGGCGGGCTCGTCCAGCCCGTCGCGATGCCCGGCGCGAGCCCGCGACCGTACGGGGGCTGGTTCGACGAGGTCGTCGACGTCCTCGCCGAGGTGCTCGCGGAGGGCGGCACGCGGTTCGAGGCGGCGGTGGAGCGCGTCGTGGTGGACCCGCCCGGCGCGCACGCCGAGCTGACGATCCACGTGCACCGCGACCACCTCGTCGAGGTGTGTCGCGCGCTGCGCGACGACCAGGACCTGCGGTTCGAGCTGAGCCTGGGCGTGAGCGGCGTGCACTTCCCGCACGACGTCGGCCGCGAGCTGCACGCCGTCTACCACCTCACGTCGATCACGCACGGGCGTCGGCTGCGCCTCGAGGTGTCGGTGCCCGACGCCGACCCGCACGTGCCGACCACGACGTCCGTCTACCCGACGAACGACTGGCACGAGCGCGAGACGTGGGACTTCTTCGGGATCGTCTTCGACGGCCACCCGTCGCTCGCGCGCATCGAGATGCCCGACGACTGGCCGGGCCACCCGCAGCGCAAGGACTACCCGCTCGGCGGGATCCCCGTCGAGTACAAGGGCGCGACCGTGCCCCCGCCCGACACGAGGAGGTCGTACTCGTGA
- a CDS encoding NADH-quinone oxidoreductase subunit A, with amino-acid sequence MTNPYVPLLVLMGVAAVLALGGVAASAVIGPKRYNRAKLDAYECGIEPTPHAIGGGRFPIKYYLVAMTFIVFDIEVVFLYPWAVDFATLATFGLVAMLAFLALITVPFVYEWRRGGLEWD; translated from the coding sequence ATGACCAACCCGTACGTACCGCTTCTCGTCCTCATGGGCGTGGCCGCCGTGCTGGCTCTCGGCGGTGTCGCCGCGAGCGCGGTCATCGGCCCCAAGCGGTACAACCGCGCCAAGCTCGACGCCTACGAGTGCGGCATCGAGCCCACGCCCCACGCGATCGGCGGCGGGCGCTTCCCGATCAAGTACTACCTCGTCGCCATGACGTTCATCGTCTTCGACATCGAGGTCGTCTTCCTCTACCCGTGGGCGGTCGACTTCGCGACGCTCGCGACCTTCGGCCTCGTCGCGATGCTCGCGTTCCTCGCGCTCATCACGGTCCCGTTCGTCTACGAGTGGCGGCGGGGTGGTCTCGAGTGGGACTGA
- a CDS encoding NADH-quinone oxidoreductase subunit B, producing MGIEEAPSGFLLTTIEDLAGYLRKASLWPVTFGLACCAIEMMAAGASRFDLSRFGMEVFRASPRQADLMIVAGRVSQKMAPVVRQVYDQMSEPKWVLSMGVCASSGGMFNNYAIVQGVDHIVPVDIYLPGCPPRPEMLINAILALHDQIQHEPLGVNRKEAARAAEAAALEATPTFQMKGLLR from the coding sequence ATGGGGATCGAGGAGGCTCCCTCGGGCTTCTTGCTCACCACGATCGAGGACCTCGCGGGGTACCTGCGCAAGGCGTCGCTCTGGCCCGTGACGTTCGGGCTGGCGTGCTGCGCGATCGAGATGATGGCCGCCGGCGCCTCGCGGTTCGACCTGTCGCGCTTCGGCATGGAGGTCTTCCGCGCCTCGCCGCGCCAGGCGGACCTCATGATCGTGGCCGGGCGCGTGAGCCAGAAGATGGCGCCGGTCGTGCGGCAGGTCTACGACCAGATGAGCGAGCCCAAGTGGGTGCTGTCGATGGGCGTGTGCGCGTCCAGCGGCGGCATGTTCAACAACTACGCGATCGTGCAGGGCGTCGACCACATCGTGCCGGTGGACATCTACCTGCCGGGCTGCCCGCCGCGTCCGGAGATGCTCATCAACGCGATCCTCGCGCTGCACGACCAGATCCAGCACGAGCCGCTCGGCGTGAACCGCAAGGAGGCGGCACGCGCCGCCGAGGCGGCCGCGCTCGAGGCGACGCCCACGTTCCAGATGAAGGGGCTGCTGCGGTGA
- a CDS encoding demethylmenaquinone methyltransferase, producing MPRANLDKKPSEVASMFDGIASRYDLTNDIMSFGQDRAWRRATVRAVGALPGEKVLDLAAGTGTSSEPFADDGVRVVPCDFSLGMLQVGKERRPDLPFVAGDATRLPFADGTFDAVTISFGLRNVVDTEAALREMLRVVRPGGRVVICEFSTPTWAPFRVVYQEYLVQALPRIAAAVTREGGSYEYLAESIAAWPDQVGLGRLLLRAGWEKVAYRNLSGGIVALHRGTRPA from the coding sequence ATGCCCCGCGCCAACCTGGACAAGAAGCCCTCCGAGGTCGCGTCGATGTTCGACGGGATCGCCTCGCGCTACGACCTGACGAACGACATCATGTCGTTCGGCCAGGACCGTGCCTGGCGCCGGGCGACGGTGCGCGCGGTCGGCGCGCTGCCGGGCGAGAAGGTCCTCGACCTCGCGGCGGGGACCGGGACGTCGTCCGAGCCGTTCGCCGACGACGGGGTGCGCGTCGTGCCCTGCGACTTCTCGCTCGGCATGCTCCAGGTGGGCAAGGAGCGCCGGCCCGACCTGCCGTTCGTCGCCGGTGACGCGACGCGCCTGCCGTTCGCGGACGGCACGTTCGACGCCGTGACGATCTCGTTCGGCCTGCGCAACGTCGTCGACACCGAGGCGGCGCTGCGCGAGATGCTGCGCGTCGTGCGGCCCGGCGGGCGGGTCGTGATCTGCGAGTTCTCGACCCCGACGTGGGCACCGTTCCGCGTCGTGTACCAGGAGTACCTGGTGCAGGCGCTGCCGCGCATCGCCGCCGCGGTGACGCGCGAGGGCGGCTCGTACGAGTACCTCGCGGAGTCCATCGCCGCCTGGCCCGACCAGGTCGGTCTCGGCCGGCTCCTGCTCCGTGCGGGCTGGGAGAAGGTCGCCTACCGCAACCTCTCCGGCGGGATCGTCGCGCTCCACCGGGGCACGCGCCCCGCCTGA
- a CDS encoding signal peptidase I produces MAERPRGGRHRERGATRRHGPLARALGVLALGCAVALALVGVVVPLVLGATPYTVLTGSMRPTYAPGTMVVVRPVDVARVAPGDVVTYQLVSGRPEVVTHRVVGVGVGADDERVLTTQGDANAAPDPEPVRPVQVRGSVVYAVPLLGWVSSAVSGDTRRTVAVVAAAGLLGWGAWQVAAGLRERARRRRTPAVVP; encoded by the coding sequence GTGGCTGAGCGGCCCCGCGGCGGGCGGCACCGCGAGCGCGGCGCGACGCGGCGGCACGGGCCGCTCGCCCGGGCGCTCGGCGTGCTCGCGCTCGGGTGCGCCGTCGCGCTCGCGCTCGTGGGGGTCGTCGTGCCGCTCGTGCTGGGGGCGACGCCGTACACGGTGCTCACCGGGTCCATGCGGCCGACGTACGCGCCCGGGACGATGGTCGTCGTCCGGCCGGTCGACGTCGCGCGCGTCGCGCCGGGGGACGTGGTCACGTACCAGCTCGTGTCGGGCCGGCCGGAGGTCGTCACCCACCGGGTCGTCGGCGTCGGGGTGGGGGCCGACGACGAGCGGGTGCTCACGACGCAGGGCGACGCCAACGCCGCACCCGACCCGGAGCCCGTCCGCCCCGTGCAGGTCCGCGGGTCGGTCGTCTACGCGGTCCCGCTGCTCGGGTGGGTGAGCTCCGCGGTGTCGGGGGACACGCGCCGCACCGTCGCCGTCGTGGCCGCCGCCGGGCTCCTCGGGTGGGGCGCCTGGCAGGTCGCGGCGGGACTGCGCGAGCGCGCGCGGCGCCGCAGGACCCCGGCGGTGGTCCCGTGA
- the nuoE gene encoding NADH-quinone oxidoreductase subunit NuoE — translation MTIDAGPATNGTPAGAPRPGYDAETTARLAADAAQIVARYPESRSALLPMLHLVQSEDGYVSRDGILFCAEQLGLTAAEVSAVATFYTQYKRHPNGTYTVGVCTNTLCAIMGGDAIFDELSDHLGVGHDETTEDGAITLERVECNAACDYAPVMMVNWEFFDNQTPGSATDVVDRLRAGEPVAPTRGAASVCTFKQMSRVLAGFPDGRADEGVGAGEPTLAGLRLAREQGWTAPGTDQASTSPDQGSTSAGEPAPERPVTGGEQSSAERKPTTGADVDPGGKAESPGTQPDPSKGADA, via the coding sequence ATGACCATCGACGCCGGACCTGCGACGAACGGCACGCCCGCGGGCGCCCCGCGCCCCGGGTACGACGCGGAGACGACGGCGCGCCTCGCCGCCGACGCCGCGCAGATCGTCGCGCGCTACCCCGAGTCGCGCTCGGCGCTGCTCCCTATGCTGCACCTCGTGCAGTCCGAGGACGGCTACGTCTCGCGCGACGGCATCCTGTTCTGCGCGGAGCAGCTCGGCCTCACCGCGGCCGAGGTCTCCGCCGTCGCGACGTTCTACACGCAGTACAAGCGCCACCCCAACGGGACGTACACCGTGGGGGTCTGCACCAACACGCTGTGCGCGATCATGGGCGGCGACGCGATCTTCGACGAGCTCTCCGACCACCTCGGCGTCGGCCACGACGAGACGACGGAGGACGGCGCGATCACGCTCGAGCGCGTCGAGTGCAACGCGGCCTGCGACTACGCGCCGGTCATGATGGTCAACTGGGAGTTCTTCGACAACCAGACACCCGGGTCGGCGACCGACGTCGTCGACCGCCTCCGCGCGGGCGAGCCCGTCGCCCCGACCCGGGGCGCCGCGAGCGTGTGCACCTTCAAGCAGATGAGCCGCGTCCTCGCGGGCTTCCCCGACGGCCGCGCCGACGAGGGCGTCGGTGCCGGCGAGCCCACCCTCGCCGGCCTCCGCCTCGCGCGCGAGCAGGGCTGGACCGCCCCCGGCACCGACCAGGCCTCTACCTCGCCGGACCAGGGCTCTACCTCGGCTGGCGAGCCGGCTCCCGAGAGGCCCGTGACGGGCGGCGAGCAGTCGAGCGCCGAGCGGAAGCCGACGACCGGTGCCGACGTCGACCCCGGCGGCAAGGCCGAGTCTCCTGGCACCCAGCCCGACCCGTCGAAGGGAGCGGACGCATGA